The proteins below come from a single Mercenaria mercenaria strain notata chromosome 3, MADL_Memer_1, whole genome shotgun sequence genomic window:
- the LOC123523829 gene encoding regucalcin-like, whose translation MAAKVEAVIEKSCLTIGEGPHWDERTQTLLYVDINDGSVHRWSPETGKDEKHKFDTFCSLVVPCKKGGYLVSVGNSVCHFDWDTKKLTTLQTVDEGKETRINDGKCDASGRLWFGTMGLEKTPAVVNKHQGSLFSLEIDGSVKKHKEGVSISNGLAWTADNKTMYYIDSIPRKVFGYDFDIKTGTMSNERVVVDLGGEDTIPTLGFPDGMTIDTDGKLWVACFFAGKVFRFDPETGKQIGAIDVPAKRTTSCCFGGKNFDEMYITCSLYGVTEDELKETPLAGSVFRATGLGAKGTPAPVYEG comes from the exons ATGGCCGCCAAAGTTGAAGCTGTGATAGAGAAAAGCTGCCTCACTATAGGAGAGGGACCACACTGGGACGAACGGACACAAACCCTGCTCTATGTTGATATAAATGATGGTTCTGTCCATAGATGGTCACCTGAAACCGGAAAAGATGAAAAACATAAGTTTG acacattttGCTCTCTAGTGGTTCCATGTAAAAAAGGTGGCTATCTAGTTTCCGTTGGAAATTCAGTCTGCCATTTTGACTGGGACACAAAGAAACTGACAACTCTACAAACAGTTGACGAAGGAAAAGAGACGAGAATCAACGACGGAAAATGTGATGCTTCTGGGCGACTCTGGTTTG GTACTATGGGCTTGGAGAAGACCCCGGCTGTAGTGAACAAACACCAAGGTTCCCTTTTCAGCTTAGAAATCGATGGTTCTGTAAAGAAACACAAAGAAGGGGTCAGTATTTCTAACGGTCTTGCATGGACAGCTGACAATAAAACAATGTACTATATTGATTCAATTCCAAGGAAAGTGTTCGGCTATGACTTCGACATTAAAACTGGCACTATGA GTAATGAACGTGTAGTTGTAGACCTTGGCGGAGAGGACACGATCCCGACGTTAGGTTTTCCCGACGGGATGACGATTGATACAGACGGAAAGTTATGGGTCGCTTGTTTCTTCGCCGGAAAAGTGTTCCGCTTCGATCCCGAGACAG GTAAACAGATCGGTGCAATTGATGTTCCAGCAAAAAGAACTACCTCATGTTGTTTCGGAGGAAAGAACTTTGATGAGATGTATATCACGTGTTCTCTATATGGTGTCACCGAGGATGAGCTAAAGGAAACTCCGTTAGCTGGCTCGGTATTTCGTGCCACTGGACTTGGCGCAAAAGGCACACCGGCACCGGTATATGAAGGGTGA